The window AATCACCTCTTTTTCAAGAGGCGGAGGACTGTGTTCCAAGGTGGTATTGTTTTCCGTCGTCATAAAAATGAACCTCCATTAGGGAGAAAGATGTGATCCTGCTGAAAAACCGGCCGGAGAGTCTCTCCGGCCGGCCTGCGGCATTTTGCCCGCTTGGGGCTACTTCATGTCGACTCCCTGTTCCCTGAAGTACTTCTTCGCGCCTGCGGCGAACTCGGTGATGCCCACGCTGGCCTCTTCTGGCACGAAGTGGGCGGCCTGGGTGGTGATGTTCATGAACTTGTCCCGGTTCTCAATAAGGGTTTTCGTCAGGTTGTAGGCGAGGGTCTCGTCCATGTCGTTCCTGACCACGAGGTAGTTGCTGTCGGCGATGGTGAGGATGTCTTCCTTGACGCTGTCGTAGGTGCCGGCCTTGATAGTGTGACGGATAAGGAAGGGGTTGTCGGCGATGATCTTCTTGACCAGTTCTTCCTCAAGGGGAATCATGACCACGTCACGCTGGGCCGCCACTTCCATGACCGCCGAGCCGGGGGCCGCGAAGTTCCAGAACACGGCGTCCACATTGCCGTCCTTCAGCGCCATGACACCTTCGGGCTGGGTGAGCTGCTGCTTCGTGAAGTCCTTCTCGGGATCGATTCCAGCAGCCTTCAGGATGAGGTTGGTGAGGATCTGGTCGCCGCCGCCGGGCGCTCCGACGGAAACCCTCTTCCCCTTGATGTCCTCGAGCTTGGTGATGCCGCTTCCCTTCACGGTGACCAGGTGCTGGGGCGCGGGGTACATGCTCATGAGGATCTGCAGGGGCAGCTTGCCGTCGGGCTCGAAGGCCTCGGTGCCGGTGATGGCCTGGTACAGGGCCGATCCCATGGTCATGCCGATCTGGGCCCTGCCGGCAGCCACCAGGCGGCAGTTCTCCCGGGATGCCGATGTGGCCCTTGACGTGGCCTTCACGTCGATTCCGGCGTTGGTGAGGACTTCCGCCATGGCGCCGCCGAGGGGGTAGTACGTGCCGCCCACGCCGCCGCTGCCGATGGTGATGAAGGTGGCGGCGAATCCCGCCGAGGCGAATGCCAGTACACCAATGAGCGCAAGTGCGAGAATGCTCTTCTTCATGAAACAATTCCTCCTTTTGTTCTGATGATCGAAGGGGCTGTCTACCCCTTGCTCCTGAGCGCCTCCGCCGAAGCCTTCAGGGCTTCTTCGAGGCGGCCTGTCATCTCGTCCAGCTCTTCCTTGGTGGAGACCAGGGGAGGGGCGAAAAGGAACTGGTCTCCGGCGACTCCCGCGATCTGCCCTGTTCCGGGATAGATCACGAGCCCTCTCTTCATGCACTCCTCTGTGACGAAGGCAGCGGTCTTCAGCGACGCGGGGAAGGGGGCTCTGGTCGCCTTGTCGGCCACGAGTTCGATGCCCCGCATGAGCCCCATGCCACGAACCTCTCCCACGATGGGGATGTCAAGCAGGGCGGGGATTTTTTCGTCGAACTGCCTGCCCCGTTCAGCCGCGTTTTCGAACACATTGTTCTTCTTCATGTACCTGATGGTCGCGGTAACGGCGGCGGCGGTGACAGGGTTGCCGTTGTAGGTATGCCCGTGCTGGAAAGCGCCGCTTCCGTCCCGGATGGTCTCGGCGATTTCCTTCTTTACGATCATGGCGCCCACGGCGGCGTATCCGCCTGAAAGGGCTTTCGCCGAGCAGATGATGTCCGGCGTCACGTTCCAGTGCTGTGTGCAGAATGCTTTCCCCGTCCTGCCCATTCCGGTCATGATTTCGTCGGCCACCAGCAGCACGTCGTATTTCGAGCAGATCTCCCTGACGATGGGCCAGTACTCCTTCGGAGGGTGAAGGGCGCCCACCGTGGACCCCACGATGGGCTCGGCGAAGAATGCCGCCACCGACTCGGGGCCTAGCCTGAGAATCTCGGTCTCGAGGGAGCGGGCGCAGGCTACGCCGCAGTCGGGGTACTTCAGGTTCAGGGGGCATCTGTAGCAGTAGTGGGCGCAGATCTTCGGGCTTTCTTTGAAAAGGGGGGCGAAGGTCCGCCTCCGTCCCATGCTTCCGGCGAGACCCATGGTTCCCACGGTGCTCCCGTGGTAGGAGTTCCACCGGGCGATCATCTCGAACTTGCCGGAGCCGTTCCCGTCACGCTCCACGAAGTACTGCCGGGCGATCTTCATGGCCGATTCGATGGCCTCGCTTCCTCCGCTGACGAACCAGACGTAGTCGAGTCCCTCCTGGGTGAGAGATGCCACTTCCTCTGCCGCCTCGATGGAGACCGTGTTGTTCCAGCGGGAGGGATGGGCAAACTCCATGGTGAGAAGCTGCTGGTACATGGCGTCGGCTATTTCCTTCACGCCGTGGCCTATGCTCGAAAGCAGGGCGCCGCAACATCCATCAAAGTATGCGTTGCCCTCCTCGTCGTACAGGTACACTCCCTCGCCGCGCACGGCGGTCCGCAGATTTCCTTTGAAGCTTCTCGGAATCAGATGTCCAAGATCCACCGAAAAATCAGCTCCTTTCTGTATAAGTTTCTGAAACAATAAGCGCTGCAGCAGTTCTTTCTTTTTCATACCCCCTTTGGGAGGCCCGAGGCCCGCTAATGAATTCCTGCCTGAAAAGGGCGCTACGGCAGGGGCTTCATCCTGTCGGGAATGTAGATTCCCTCCTGTCTCCAGTGCCGTTCGAGCGTTTCAAGCTTTTCCGTGACGCCGGTGCCGAGGCTCCGGGCCACGGAGAGAATGAGGCAGTTGAGCAGGCTCATGGGAGCGGCGAAGGAGTCGATGAAGGACACCGGCTTGTAGGGAGCCGTGACCACGTATTTTGATTTTGCGGCCAGGGGGCTGGTGAGGTCGTTGGTGACGGAGGCGGTTGTCAGTCCGAGCTTCTCAGCCGTTTCGAGCACGTCCACAGTCCAGCGGGAGTACCGTGGAAAGCTGATGCCGAGCACCAGGCTGTCTGCGGGGGCGTTGGCGAGCATTTCGAAAGGCATGTCGGTGCTGATGGTGCGGACGTTGGGAAGAATCCATGAGAGATAGAAGGAGAGGTAGCAGACCAGGGAAGAGGAACTCCGGTACCCGGCGAGATATACCGCGCCGGCTTCGGCCATGGCCTGCCCGAGGGCGTCGAGTTCCGCGGAGGGAACGGAGGTGAGGGCTGCGGACAGGGTTTCCATGTCCTTGCGGAGGGCGCGCTCGTAGAGGTCGCTTTCAGGGGAGGTGCCGTAGTCCTTGATCCGTTCCAGGGTGGAGAGATGGTCGATGAGGCTGCTGGTCATTTCGGAACGGAGCTGCAGGTAGCCTGAATAGCCGAGGAGGTGGGAGAGCCGGATGACCGTGGTCTCGCTCACGCCGACCCGCTCGCCGAGCTGGGACGCCGTGAGGAAAGCGGCTTCTTTCCGGTGGTCCAGAAGGAACCGCGCCACCGCCGCCTGGCCGGGGGTCATTTCTTTCAATCGGAGAGTAATCCGTTCTTTCAGCATGGGACCTCCTTCTTGAAGGAAAAGCGCCAATAAAATGACAGATAAGAAGTTTTTCCTTCACGGATAATAAACGAAAAAATCTGCAGTGTCAAATTTTGATGTGCCTTTTGATGTGCCTTTTTCAGGTAGTCCGGGGGAAACCCGGTTGCAAAAAAAGGGGGGATGGAGGATAATATGTACAAATTACGCAGTTTTTTCTGTCGAAATATGGAGAGCGAACAGGGCCCCGGAGTACTCCGTGGCCTTGTGTATTATTCCGCCGTTCTCCGTCGGAGAGGGGGGAAATGACTGTGAGCAGGGCTTTTGTCAAGGAAAACGAAGACCAGGAAAGCTATCTTGAATGGCAAAAGCTTCTTCGGGACAGGGAAGAGCTTCTGCGGATCCTGGAGAAGAAGAAAAAATACCTTCAGGACGATCCCGCAGCCGCGAAAATTCCCGAGAAGAAGAGGAAGGAAATGGCGGCGAAGTACGAGGCCGAAGCCGAAGAGGTACGCAGGCTGCTGGAAGAAATGCTGGAAGAGACAAGGACGCCGTGATCTTCGCTGCCTGAGAAGCAGGAGAGCACCGGGAGCCGGGGACGGTTTCATCCCCGGCTCCCGGTGCTCATTTTTTGCGGCGTCACTGGGTCATTCGTCCCGTGTACCGTGCTCCGCGATGAACCCCAGCGCCTCGTCCATGTGTTCCATCGCTTCCGCGCCTCTTTGTGATCCGATGCAGGCGCACAGCGTATCCACGATCAGCAGCTGGGCCAGCCGGGCCACCACCGCTTCCCTGTGGTACACGGCCTCTTCGCTGGAAACCACCAGAGCCGCGTCGCAGAGCTTCGCTATGGGACTTTCTCCGTAGCTGGTGACCGCTATGGTCCCGGCGCCCCGTTCCTTCCCTATCTGGAGAGCGCGCAGCATGCCCGTTGTCCGGCCTGAATGGGATATGACGATCATCGCGTCCTCCCGGCCCAGGCGGGAGGCGGAAATGGCGCCGATGATGGGGTCGCTGAAAGCAGCGGCATTCAGTCCGATGCGCATGAGCCTGTATGCGGCGTCTCCGGCGATGAATCCGGAGCCGCCCATCCCGTACACCTCGATTCTCTGCGCTTTCAGAAGCAGTCCGACAGCTTTTTCCAGGGCATCGGGGGAAATGCGGGTGCAGGTGTCAGCGAAGGTCTTCGAGGCGTTTTCGCTCATTTTTTGAAGGGCGGCAGCGGCGCTGTCGCAGGAATATACGCTTTCAAAAGCGCAGCCCCGGAATTCCTCGGCGCACATGGCCAGGGCGATTTTGAGTTTTGTAAAGCCGCCGTAGCCCAGGCTGCCGGCAAAATTGATGACGGAGCCGTCCGATACGCCCGCTTTCCACGCAAGGTATTTCACCGTCATGTTGACGGCCAGCCCGGGATTTTCCAGTATGACATCCGCAATTCTCTTTTCGGCGCCTGACATGGCGTGGTATTTTTCTTTCATCCGCTCCAGGGCATTCATCTGAAATTTCCCTCCGTACGCAGGAAAGTCCCTGCCCTCCCCAGGCACGACGTTATGGCGAGACCGGCGACGACGATCCACATGAAGGGGATTGAGGGCCAACCGAACCGGGCCAGTAAAAAGCCCATGAGGCCCGATGCCGCCGAAGCTCCCGCGTAAATGGAAAAATCAAAGATGCCGACGACGGTGGACACCATGTTTCTGCCGGCGAAGGAAAGCGGAAGGAAGGAGATGATGACCCAGGCGGATGCGTTGGCCAGCATGCAGAGCAGCCCGATCAGCGCCACCATGAGCAGCGGAAGCCCGTCCCCTACGGTGGTCATCAGGGCAGCGCAAAGGACCACAAGGCTCAGCAGCCTGAGGATTGTCGTCCTGCAGTCGTCGTTTGTTCTCACCAGCATGGCCCTGCCCGTAAAAACCCCCAGGATATTGGCCACAGGCACGACGGCGAGCAGAACGAGAGAGCTGCCCGGCCTGAGGTTGAGCATCTGCGAGAAAATCGTGGGAGCCCATGCCGCCATGCCTTCCTTGATGAAGCCGATGAGGCAGCACAGCAGGCAAATATGCTGGATTCGCATTCTGCCCAGATCCGCCAGGGATTGAGAAAAAGCGGGCCGGTTCCGGCCGTCCCGGTGCCCGTGAAATATATCCCCGGCCGGAAGGAGACGTGACATCAGGAGCCACAGCGGTATCAGCAGCACCATGATCACGCCGGGGACGGCAAAGTAGACCTGCCAGGAGCGGTGGGCGAACAGAAGCCCAAGGCCTGTCCAGGAAACAAGTATGCCTATGTTGCTGGCGGTGGACATCACCGTCGACACCATCCTCCGGTTTTCAGCCGGGAAAGAAAAGGAGAGCAGCCGAAGAAACACCCCCCAGAAAATGGCCTGGCAAAACCCGTTGACTGCCCAGATGACGGCTATGCTCAAAAAAGAGGAGGAGGCTGCGATGAGAAGATTGGCCGCCGACGTCACCGCCGTGGCCAGGATGATATACCCGTAGGGGTTGACCCTGTCGCCGATAAAGCCGTTGATCAGCTGGCTGACGGCGTACACGATGAAATAGGTGGAGGCCGCGAGACCCAGGTATTCCGCCGGCAGGGAAAGACCGTCGGCAAGCTTTGGAAGGGCTGACGCAAAGCTGAGCCTGCAGAGGTACGCCGCGATATAGGTGAACCAGCACAAAAACAGCAGCCCGTGACGCTTTGAAAAATTCATAATTGCCCTCCTCCCGGATGATGACCCGGCGAGCAGTATACGTCCGCCTTCGGGCCATGTCAATGAGTTAAAATCAATAAAAATTTTTTTAATGAATTTTTTTTATTCCGTTGGTGAGCCGGGTCTTCTCTCAGACCGGAAGAGAGAAGACGCCGGGAAGTCTCCGGAGCGGTTATTCGGGAAGACTGCGGATGTAGAGAAAAGTGAATCTATGATACGCTGTCTTCGTGAAACGGAGGTGGTTGAACCATGGACAGGAGAGAATTTCTGAAGAAAACGGCGGCTCTCGGCCTCGGAGGGGCGGCTTTGCTGCTTCCGGGGAGCGTCAGGAGAGTCCTCGGCGCCCGGGAAGGGCTGCCCGGGCTCGCCGCGGTGAGGGGAGGAGAGCCGGGAGAGATGTTCGACCGGGGGGTGGCTGCCCTCGGGGGAATGGAACGGTTTGTGAAAAAAGGCCAGACAGTGGTGATCAAACCCAACATGTCATGGGACGTCCCTCCCGAGAGAGGAGGGAACACCAACCCCGGGCTGGTGGAGCGGATCGTCCGCCGCTGCCTGGAGGCAGGGGCGTCCAGGGTCTATGCCTTCGATCACACCTGCGACCTGTGGCGGAACAGCTACCGGAACAGCGGCGTGGAGGATGCGGTGAAGCGCGGAGGAGGGGTGGCCGTCCCGGCTGATACCTCGGGATATTACCAGAAGGTACCCCTTCCCGGAGGAAGGGCCCTGAAGGAAACTGCCGTTCACGAGCTCATGATCGAATGCGACGTGTTCATCAACGTCCCCGTGCTGAAGCACCACGGGGGGGCGGGCATCACCATGGGCATGAAGAATCTCATGGGTACGGTGTGGAACCGGGGCGAATTTCACTCGAAGGGGCTTCACCAGTGCATCGCCGATGTCTCCCTGTTCCGGAAGCCGGCCCTGACGGTTATCGACGCCTACCGTATGATGACCCGCAACGGCCCGAGGGGTACGTCCGAGGGGGATGTCACCCTGCTCAAGGCCCAGATACTGTCCACGGACATCGTGGCCGGGGATGCGGCGGCGGCGAGGATCTTCGGCGCCGATCCGAAGAACGTGTCCTACATCCGGAGCGCCGCCGGGATGGGGATAGGGACCATGGACCTCGAATCTCTGGGGGTGGAGCGGATTGCCCTCTGAGAGGCCTCTGCCCGGGAAAAGAGGGCGGGCGGGGAGCGTGCGATTTCTGCTTGCCCTCGCCGTGGCGGTATTGTTTCTCGCCTGGTTTCTTTTCCGGGCCGGCGAGACGGCTCCTCTGCTGCCGTCGCTGCAGGCAGTTCCCTCCATTCTCCGGTGGTGGGGGGGCGCGGCCGTTCTGGCCCTGGGTGCCCTGTTCGCCGGGAGGGCATACTGCTCCGTTCTCTGCCCCCTGGGTACCTTCCAGGAGGCGGTATGGCGGGCCGGCCGGCGGCGCCTTTCGGGATACGTTCCCGGATCCCCGGCACGGTACTGGATTCTCGCTCTCGTTCTGGCGGCGGGCGCTGCCGGGCTGGCGGCCGTTCCGGCCCTCCTGGACCCCTACGCCGCCTTCGGGAGGGGGGTCACCCAGCTCCTCCGCCCCTCCCTGGCCGGCGGGATTGACAGACTCGCCGGTTTCCTCGAGAGCCGCGGTCTGTACGGGGTCATCCACAGGGCGGGGAGCATTCCCTTCGTGCCCGGTCTTTTCTGGGGCACCGCCGCCTTCTTCCTGGTCCTGACCCTGTGGTCTCTCCGGAAAGGGCGCCCCTTCTGCGATGGCCTCTGTCCGGTGGGAACCTTCCTCGGGTTCTTCTCCCGGTCATCCCTTCTCTCAATCCGGTTTTCCGGAGAGAGCTGCACCGGCTGCGGCCTGTGCGGCACCGTCTGTCCCCAGGAGTGCATCTCCGTGGAGGAGCGGAAGGTGGACGCCGACAGGTGCGTTCTCTGTCTCCGGTGCGTGGATGCCTGCCGGGGAGGGGGCCTCGCCCTTTCCTTCGGCGGTTCGGGGGAAAGCCTGTCCAGGAGAGGCCTGCTCCGGATAGCGGCCGGGACCCTCGCCGCTCTCGGAGTTGCCTTCTGGAGCTCGAAGAAGGATGACACCGTCGCTGCGGCCGCTTCGTCGTGGGATGAAAAGCTCCCCGTCTCCCCTCCGGGGTCGAAGAGCCGGGGAAACTTCTCGAAAAAGTGCGTGGCCTGCACTGCCTGTGTGGTGGCCTGTCCTGCGGGGATTCTCCGTCCGTCCCTGGGTGAATGGGGGCCGGAGGGTCTTTTCCAGCCCGTCCTTGACTACGGGAGGGGATACTGCCAGTATGGATGCACCGCCTGCGGCGACGCCTGCCCCACGGGGGCCATCGAGTCCCTGGAACCGGGAGAAAAACAGCTCGTTTCCATCGGGAAGGCCCGCTTCCTTCGGCGGAACTGCATTGTCCGGAAATATGGGACTGCCTGCGGCGCCTGCTCGGAACACTGCCCCACCCAGGCGATGCGCATGGTTCCCTTCAGGGGGAGCCTGACCATCCCCGAGCTGGACACTGCCGTCTGTCTCGGGTGCGGGGCCTGCGAATACGCCTGCCCGGCGGAGCCGAAGGCAGTCACCGTGTCGGGGCTCGCAGTGCACGGGAAGATCCGTCCCGTATCCGGCGGAAACGAGGGGCCCACAGTGGCCCCCCTGGAAGATTTTCCATTTTAACCGGCAGAGAACGGAGATGACGGCATGAATCTCGGAATGGGAGAAATACTTCTGCTGCTTGCCCTTGCGCTGGTGCTCTTCGGGGCGAAACGGCTGCCCGAAGTGGGGCGGGCCGTGGGAAGTGCTGTGAAGGAGTTCAAGCGGGGGCTCGAGACCGGCGAATCTCCGGAGAAGAAGGAGAATGGAGAGGATGGGGAGCCCGGACAGGGAAAATAGCGAAAGCTACGCCGACCACCTGGAGGTCCTCCGGGGCAAGATCATTTCGGTCCTGGCGTTTTTCTGCATCTCCGCCGTCCTGCTTTTCTCCTTCGCCGAGGCCACGGCGGCGTTCCTGCTCGCCCCGCTCGAGGGGCTGGGCGTGACGCTCTACTATTTCCGGCCCTACGAAAAGCTGCTCACCTACATGCGGCTGGCCTTCTGGGGCGGTATGGTGCTGACCGCCCCCCTCGTCCTGGTCCAGGGCTGGCTTTTTCTCCGGCCCGCCCTGAGGCGGAGCGAGGCAAGATACCTGCTGCTCGGCGGAGGAATAGTCCCAGTGCTGTTCGCCGCGGGGTCGGCTTTCGCCTACAGGGTTATCGCTCCCCTGGCCCTCCGGTTTTTCCTCGCCTTCGGGGAGGG of the Aminivibrio pyruvatiphilus genome contains:
- a CDS encoding TAXI family TRAP transporter solute-binding subunit, yielding MKKSILALALIGVLAFASAGFAATFITIGSGGVGGTYYPLGGAMAEVLTNAGIDVKATSRATSASRENCRLVAAGRAQIGMTMGSALYQAITGTEAFEPDGKLPLQILMSMYPAPQHLVTVKGSGITKLEDIKGKRVSVGAPGGGDQILTNLILKAAGIDPEKDFTKQQLTQPEGVMALKDGNVDAVFWNFAAPGSAVMEVAAQRDVVMIPLEEELVKKIIADNPFLIRHTIKAGTYDSVKEDILTIADSNYLVVRNDMDETLAYNLTKTLIENRDKFMNITTQAAHFVPEEASVGITEFAAGAKKYFREQGVDMK
- a CDS encoding aspartate aminotransferase family protein, whose product is MDLGHLIPRSFKGNLRTAVRGEGVYLYDEEGNAYFDGCCGALLSSIGHGVKEIADAMYQQLLTMEFAHPSRWNNTVSIEAAEEVASLTQEGLDYVWFVSGGSEAIESAMKIARQYFVERDGNGSGKFEMIARWNSYHGSTVGTMGLAGSMGRRRTFAPLFKESPKICAHYCYRCPLNLKYPDCGVACARSLETEILRLGPESVAAFFAEPIVGSTVGALHPPKEYWPIVREICSKYDVLLVADEIMTGMGRTGKAFCTQHWNVTPDIICSAKALSGGYAAVGAMIVKKEIAETIRDGSGAFQHGHTYNGNPVTAAAVTATIRYMKKNNVFENAAERGRQFDEKIPALLDIPIVGEVRGMGLMRGIELVADKATRAPFPASLKTAAFVTEECMKRGLVIYPGTGQIAGVAGDQFLFAPPLVSTKEELDEMTGRLEEALKASAEALRSKG
- a CDS encoding MurR/RpiR family transcriptional regulator produces the protein MLKERITLRLKEMTPGQAAVARFLLDHRKEAAFLTASQLGERVGVSETTVIRLSHLLGYSGYLQLRSEMTSSLIDHLSTLERIKDYGTSPESDLYERALRKDMETLSAALTSVPSAELDALGQAMAEAGAVYLAGYRSSSSLVCYLSFYLSWILPNVRTISTDMPFEMLANAPADSLVLGISFPRYSRWTVDVLETAEKLGLTTASVTNDLTSPLAAKSKYVVTAPYKPVSFIDSFAAPMSLLNCLILSVARSLGTGVTEKLETLERHWRQEGIYIPDRMKPLP
- a CDS encoding MurR/RpiR family transcriptional regulator → MNALERMKEKYHAMSGAEKRIADVILENPGLAVNMTVKYLAWKAGVSDGSVINFAGSLGYGGFTKLKIALAMCAEEFRGCAFESVYSCDSAAAALQKMSENASKTFADTCTRISPDALEKAVGLLLKAQRIEVYGMGGSGFIAGDAAYRLMRIGLNAAAFSDPIIGAISASRLGREDAMIVISHSGRTTGMLRALQIGKERGAGTIAVTSYGESPIAKLCDAALVVSSEEAVYHREAVVARLAQLLIVDTLCACIGSQRGAEAMEHMDEALGFIAEHGTRDE
- a CDS encoding MFS transporter — protein: MNFSKRHGLLFLCWFTYIAAYLCRLSFASALPKLADGLSLPAEYLGLAASTYFIVYAVSQLINGFIGDRVNPYGYIILATAVTSAANLLIAASSSFLSIAVIWAVNGFCQAIFWGVFLRLLSFSFPAENRRMVSTVMSTASNIGILVSWTGLGLLFAHRSWQVYFAVPGVIMVLLIPLWLLMSRLLPAGDIFHGHRDGRNRPAFSQSLADLGRMRIQHICLLCCLIGFIKEGMAAWAPTIFSQMLNLRPGSSLVLLAVVPVANILGVFTGRAMLVRTNDDCRTTILRLLSLVVLCAALMTTVGDGLPLLMVALIGLLCMLANASAWVIISFLPLSFAGRNMVSTVVGIFDFSIYAGASAASGLMGFLLARFGWPSIPFMWIVVAGLAITSCLGRAGTFLRTEGNFR
- a CDS encoding DUF362 domain-containing protein; protein product: MDRREFLKKTAALGLGGAALLLPGSVRRVLGAREGLPGLAAVRGGEPGEMFDRGVAALGGMERFVKKGQTVVIKPNMSWDVPPERGGNTNPGLVERIVRRCLEAGASRVYAFDHTCDLWRNSYRNSGVEDAVKRGGGVAVPADTSGYYQKVPLPGGRALKETAVHELMIECDVFINVPVLKHHGGAGITMGMKNLMGTVWNRGEFHSKGLHQCIADVSLFRKPALTVIDAYRMMTRNGPRGTSEGDVTLLKAQILSTDIVAGDAAAARIFGADPKNVSYIRSAAGMGIGTMDLESLGVERIAL
- a CDS encoding 4Fe-4S binding protein — its product is MRFLLALAVAVLFLAWFLFRAGETAPLLPSLQAVPSILRWWGGAAVLALGALFAGRAYCSVLCPLGTFQEAVWRAGRRRLSGYVPGSPARYWILALVLAAGAAGLAAVPALLDPYAAFGRGVTQLLRPSLAGGIDRLAGFLESRGLYGVIHRAGSIPFVPGLFWGTAAFFLVLTLWSLRKGRPFCDGLCPVGTFLGFFSRSSLLSIRFSGESCTGCGLCGTVCPQECISVEERKVDADRCVLCLRCVDACRGGGLALSFGGSGESLSRRGLLRIAAGTLAALGVAFWSSKKDDTVAAAASSWDEKLPVSPPGSKSRGNFSKKCVACTACVVACPAGILRPSLGEWGPEGLFQPVLDYGRGYCQYGCTACGDACPTGAIESLEPGEKQLVSIGKARFLRRNCIVRKYGTACGACSEHCPTQAMRMVPFRGSLTIPELDTAVCLGCGACEYACPAEPKAVTVSGLAVHGKIRPVSGGNEGPTVAPLEDFPF
- the tatA gene encoding twin-arginine translocase TatA/TatE family subunit, with protein sequence MNLGMGEILLLLALALVLFGAKRLPEVGRAVGSAVKEFKRGLETGESPEKKENGEDGEPGQGK
- the tatC gene encoding twin-arginine translocase subunit TatC — protein: MERMGSPDRENSESYADHLEVLRGKIISVLAFFCISAVLLFSFAEATAAFLLAPLEGLGVTLYYFRPYEKLLTYMRLAFWGGMVLTAPLVLVQGWLFLRPALRRSEARYLLLGGGIVPVLFAAGSAFAYRVIAPLALRFFLAFGEGDNILPLWGFGEYASFLFSLLLASGLVFQAPLLLLALLLSGIVSLRTITRLRPWIILSIGLLAALLTPPDVVSQVLLGVPLYLLFELTLALARIVIGRRDGSG